Proteins encoded in a region of the Puntigrus tetrazona isolate hp1 chromosome 12, ASM1883169v1, whole genome shotgun sequence genome:
- the arhgap17a gene encoding rho GTPase-activating protein 17a isoform X1, with the protein MKKQFNRMRQLANQTVGRAEKTEVLSDDLLQIERRMELVRVVSHNTHKRMVACVQGQIGTEAEKRHKKLPLTALSQAMQDGGNQLGEESLIGKMMEMCGDAENRLASELMQHEMNIEKEILDPLNQLAEVDIPNILKQRRQLAKLVLDYDSARARWLQATKSIISGTNTQALTAKADSLKEEVDEAMNKMELCKDQLSADMYNFFSKEADYARYYVMLLEAQADYHRKSLTLLESVLPTIQAQQDSWTEKPAFGTALDEHLKRSSREIALPIEACVMMLLETGMKEEGLFRIAAGASKLKKLKAALDCSTSQLEEFYSDPHAVAGALKSYLRELPEPLMSYQLYDEWIQASNVPDPDKRLQALWVTCDQLPKNNKANFRYLIKFLAKLAQESDVNKMTPSNIAIVLGPNLLWAKTEGSLAEMAAATSVHVVTIIEPIIQHADWFFPEDVDFNVSGMFSMPAPLPNNVNHLTTPDYDSGTIERKRPGSMVGPDGELPRRDSSANKLMDYNPRRGNTVPRKQHASPAFQPPLPPVEAAGSAGGQPVAELLLQQPAQVGLGLESCQPGLALGMAALAAAQQLLAQHTEEISSKTRDPASTPPAQRNGTGGSGQLSVGTPVAGSTGPSPHMARRGTKKPAPAPPKPANPPPGQPANQSVQQASSGTPQSLSPSPRPLSSHSPTNLSPTQPQAQTNTTPRRHSSNQPPIQAPNHPPPQPPTQATPPPQPSTPADPGEDPSPPSTPTPPSTPPPTAVFHDSPSPTAPPVFQSGSLPRPRPVPKPRNRPTVPPPPQPPATGSDSNGICSAAFKTMDSGVTFKPLARALVPDIAVEKHVTQLKDTDLDTESTVL; encoded by the exons ATTGAGCGGCGTATGGAGTTGGTGCGAGTCGTTTCTCACAACACGCACAAAAGAATGGTGGCGTGTGTGCAGGGGCAGATAGGCACTGAAGCTGAGAAGAGACAT AAAAAGCTTCCGCTGACAGCGCTGTCACAGGCCATGCAGGATGGCGGAAACCAGTTGGGGGAGGAGTCTCTGATTGG GAAAATGATGGAGATGTGCGGAGATGCCGAGAACAGACTGGCCTCTGAACTAATGCAGCATGAAATGAACATTGAAAAGGAAATCCTAGACCCCCTCAATCAGCTAGCGGAG GTGGACATTCCTAACATCCTGAAACAGAGGCGGCAGTTAGCCAAGCTGGTGCTGGACTATGACTCTGCCCGAGCAAG GTGGTTGCAGGCGACCAAGTCCATAATCTCAGGAACAAACACGCAAGCACTGACAGCCAAAGCAGATTCGCTTAAAGAAGAAGTCGATGAAGCTATGAACAAAATGGAGCTGTGTAAG GATCAACTTTCAGCAGACATGTACAATTTCTTCTCAAAGGAGGCAGACTATGCCCGCTACTATGTAATG TTATTAGAGGCACAAGCAGATTATCACCGAAAATCTCTCACCTTGCTCGAGAGCGTCCTGCCAACCATTCAAGCTCAACAAG ATTCGTGGACTGAGAAGCCAGCGTTTGGGACTGCTCTGGACGAGCACCTGAAGCGCAGTAGCAGAGAGATCGCTCTGCCCATAGAGGCCTGCGTCATGATGCTGCTGGAGACTGGAATGAAAGAGGAG GGTCTTTTCAGAATAGCCGCAGGAGCCTCGAAGCTGAAGAAGCTGAAGGCAGCTCTGGATTGCTCCACCTCGCAGCTGGAGGAGTTTTACTCCGACCCGCATGCCGTCGCTG GGGCATTAAAGTCGTATCTCAGAGAGTTGCCTGAACCTTTAATGTCTTACCAGTTGTATGATGAGTGGATACAGGCATCCAA tGTCCCTGATCCAGACAAACGATTACAAGCTTTGTGGGTTACCTGCGATCAGTTACCAAAAAACAACAAGGCAAACTTCAG ATACCTTATTAAGTTCCTTGCAAAGCTTGCACAGGAAAGTGATGTTAACAAGATGACCCCCAGCAACATTGCCATTGTCCTTGGTCCCAATCTACTGTGGGCCAAAACCGAAGG GAGCCTAGCAGAAATGGCTGCTGCAACCTCCGTGCATGTGGTTACTATAATTGAACCCATCATTCAGCATGCAGATTGGTTTTTCCCTGAGG ATGTGGATTTTAATGTATCCGGCATGTTTTCAATGCCTGCGCCCCTGCCAAACAACGTTAACCACCTGACGACGCCAGATTATGACTCGGGCACCATAGAGAGGAAGAGACCTGGCAGCATGGTGGGCCCAGATGGTGAATTACCCCGGAGAGACAG CTCTGCTAATAAATTAATGGACTACAATCCTCGTAGAGGCAATACTGTACCTAGAAAGCAGCACGCTTCGCCTGCCTTCCAGCCCCCGCTGCCCCCGGTGGAGGCTGCAGGTAGTGCAGGGGGTCAGCCTGTGGCTGAACTCCTGCTCCAGCAGCCTGCGCAGGTGGGCCTGGGCTTAGAGAGCTGCCAGCCCGGGCTGGCGCTGGGGATGGCCGCCCTGGCAGCGGCACAGCAGCTTCTAGCTCAGCATACTGAGGAGATCAG ttcaaaGACCCGAGACCCTGCATCCACTCCTCCAGCTCAGAGAAATGGCACTGGAGGGTCAGGACAGCTGAGTGTGGGGACCCCTGTGGCTGGATCTACAGGACCCAGTCCTCACATGGCACGCAGAG GCACCAAGAAGCCGGCCCCAGCTCCTCCTAAACCGGCCAACCCTCCACCAGGCCAACCAGCCAATCAGTCAGTACAGCAAGCCTCATCAGGCACGCCCCAGTCCCTCAGCCCCTCCCCTAGGCCGCTTTCTAGTCACTCTCCGACCAATCTGAGCCCCACACAACCGCAGGCTCAAACCAACACGACCCCTCGTCGCCACTCCAGCAACCAGCCTCCCATTCAGGCGCCCAATCACCCGCCCCCGCAGCCTCCCACTCAGGCCACTCCCCCTCCCCAACCCAGCACTCCAGCTGACCCCGGAGAAGACCCCTCCCCTCCCAGCACTCCCACTCCACCCAGCACCCCTCCGCCCACGGCAGTGTTTCACGACAGTCCCAGTCCCACCGCTCCCCCGGTGTTCCAGTCAGGATCGCTTCCTCGCCCAAGGCCTGTGCCTAAACCACGCAACAGACCCACTGTTCCCCCTCCGCCCCAGCCTCCAGCCACAGGAAGTGACAGCAATGGAATTTGCAGTGCTGCTTTTAAAACAATGG ATTCGGGGGTGACATTTAAACCACTGGCTCGAGCTCTCGTTCCTGATATCGCCGTTGAGAAGCATGTTACCCAACTCAAGGACACAGACCTTGACACAGAGAGCACCGTCCTGTAA
- the arhgap17a gene encoding rho GTPase-activating protein 17a isoform X2, whose amino-acid sequence MKKQFNRMRQLANQTVGRAEKTEVLSDDLLQIERRMELVRVVSHNTHKRMVACVQGQIGTEAEKRHKKLPLTALSQAMQDGGNQLGEESLIGKMMEMCGDAENRLASELMQHEMNIEKEILDPLNQLAEVDIPNILKQRRQLAKLVLDYDSARARWLQATKSIISGTNTQALTAKADSLKEEVDEAMNKMELCKDQLSADMYNFFSKEADYARYYVMLLEAQADYHRKSLTLLESVLPTIQAQQDSWTEKPAFGTALDEHLKRSSREIALPIEACVMMLLETGMKEEGLFRIAAGASKLKKLKAALDCSTSQLEEFYSDPHAVAGALKSYLRELPEPLMSYQLYDEWIQASNVPDPDKRLQALWVTCDQLPKNNKANFRYLIKFLAKLAQESDVNKMTPSNIAIVLGPNLLWAKTEGSLAEMAAATSVHVVTIIEPIIQHADWFFPEDVDFNVSGMFSMPAPLPNNVNHLTTPDYDSGTIERKRPGSMVGPDGELPRRDSSKTRDPASTPPAQRNGTGGSGQLSVGTPVAGSTGPSPHMARRGTKKPAPAPPKPANPPPGQPANQSVQQASSGTPQSLSPSPRPLSSHSPTNLSPTQPQAQTNTTPRRHSSNQPPIQAPNHPPPQPPTQATPPPQPSTPADPGEDPSPPSTPTPPSTPPPTAVFHDSPSPTAPPVFQSGSLPRPRPVPKPRNRPTVPPPPQPPATGSDSNGICSAAFKTMDSGVTFKPLARALVPDIAVEKHVTQLKDTDLDTESTVL is encoded by the exons ATTGAGCGGCGTATGGAGTTGGTGCGAGTCGTTTCTCACAACACGCACAAAAGAATGGTGGCGTGTGTGCAGGGGCAGATAGGCACTGAAGCTGAGAAGAGACAT AAAAAGCTTCCGCTGACAGCGCTGTCACAGGCCATGCAGGATGGCGGAAACCAGTTGGGGGAGGAGTCTCTGATTGG GAAAATGATGGAGATGTGCGGAGATGCCGAGAACAGACTGGCCTCTGAACTAATGCAGCATGAAATGAACATTGAAAAGGAAATCCTAGACCCCCTCAATCAGCTAGCGGAG GTGGACATTCCTAACATCCTGAAACAGAGGCGGCAGTTAGCCAAGCTGGTGCTGGACTATGACTCTGCCCGAGCAAG GTGGTTGCAGGCGACCAAGTCCATAATCTCAGGAACAAACACGCAAGCACTGACAGCCAAAGCAGATTCGCTTAAAGAAGAAGTCGATGAAGCTATGAACAAAATGGAGCTGTGTAAG GATCAACTTTCAGCAGACATGTACAATTTCTTCTCAAAGGAGGCAGACTATGCCCGCTACTATGTAATG TTATTAGAGGCACAAGCAGATTATCACCGAAAATCTCTCACCTTGCTCGAGAGCGTCCTGCCAACCATTCAAGCTCAACAAG ATTCGTGGACTGAGAAGCCAGCGTTTGGGACTGCTCTGGACGAGCACCTGAAGCGCAGTAGCAGAGAGATCGCTCTGCCCATAGAGGCCTGCGTCATGATGCTGCTGGAGACTGGAATGAAAGAGGAG GGTCTTTTCAGAATAGCCGCAGGAGCCTCGAAGCTGAAGAAGCTGAAGGCAGCTCTGGATTGCTCCACCTCGCAGCTGGAGGAGTTTTACTCCGACCCGCATGCCGTCGCTG GGGCATTAAAGTCGTATCTCAGAGAGTTGCCTGAACCTTTAATGTCTTACCAGTTGTATGATGAGTGGATACAGGCATCCAA tGTCCCTGATCCAGACAAACGATTACAAGCTTTGTGGGTTACCTGCGATCAGTTACCAAAAAACAACAAGGCAAACTTCAG ATACCTTATTAAGTTCCTTGCAAAGCTTGCACAGGAAAGTGATGTTAACAAGATGACCCCCAGCAACATTGCCATTGTCCTTGGTCCCAATCTACTGTGGGCCAAAACCGAAGG GAGCCTAGCAGAAATGGCTGCTGCAACCTCCGTGCATGTGGTTACTATAATTGAACCCATCATTCAGCATGCAGATTGGTTTTTCCCTGAGG ATGTGGATTTTAATGTATCCGGCATGTTTTCAATGCCTGCGCCCCTGCCAAACAACGTTAACCACCTGACGACGCCAGATTATGACTCGGGCACCATAGAGAGGAAGAGACCTGGCAGCATGGTGGGCCCAGATGGTGAATTACCCCGGAGAGACAG ttcaaaGACCCGAGACCCTGCATCCACTCCTCCAGCTCAGAGAAATGGCACTGGAGGGTCAGGACAGCTGAGTGTGGGGACCCCTGTGGCTGGATCTACAGGACCCAGTCCTCACATGGCACGCAGAG GCACCAAGAAGCCGGCCCCAGCTCCTCCTAAACCGGCCAACCCTCCACCAGGCCAACCAGCCAATCAGTCAGTACAGCAAGCCTCATCAGGCACGCCCCAGTCCCTCAGCCCCTCCCCTAGGCCGCTTTCTAGTCACTCTCCGACCAATCTGAGCCCCACACAACCGCAGGCTCAAACCAACACGACCCCTCGTCGCCACTCCAGCAACCAGCCTCCCATTCAGGCGCCCAATCACCCGCCCCCGCAGCCTCCCACTCAGGCCACTCCCCCTCCCCAACCCAGCACTCCAGCTGACCCCGGAGAAGACCCCTCCCCTCCCAGCACTCCCACTCCACCCAGCACCCCTCCGCCCACGGCAGTGTTTCACGACAGTCCCAGTCCCACCGCTCCCCCGGTGTTCCAGTCAGGATCGCTTCCTCGCCCAAGGCCTGTGCCTAAACCACGCAACAGACCCACTGTTCCCCCTCCGCCCCAGCCTCCAGCCACAGGAAGTGACAGCAATGGAATTTGCAGTGCTGCTTTTAAAACAATGG ATTCGGGGGTGACATTTAAACCACTGGCTCGAGCTCTCGTTCCTGATATCGCCGTTGAGAAGCATGTTACCCAACTCAAGGACACAGACCTTGACACAGAGAGCACCGTCCTGTAA